The Methylophilus sp. TWE2 region TTGGGCTGGTGTTGCGATGAACCTGGGTATGACAACCGACACCGACGCACTGGGTGCTGCTGGTGGCTACAAAGAGTTGACCAAGTACAACGCTGCTCCTGGCGGCGGTGCATTGAACGTGTTTGCCCTGTAATTTGAGAGTCTTTTCAAATTGCGTGTAAACGCACGTTGACCAAAAAACACCCTGCTCCGGCAGGGTGTTTTGTTTTATCAGGCAAGGTTTGAAAGCTTAGGGAAGAAAAGTGCCAAGTTAGCCGTAAAGTTGTACTGAGTTTTCAGCGCGGATTTGCAGGAATATCTGATGGCGTTCGGGTGAAATCTGACCGTCAGCCAAGGCCTGTAGAATGACACAGCCTGGTTCGTGCGTATGGGTGCAATTGTTGAATTTACAATGACCGATAAACGGCCTGAATTCGACAAACGCATACTCCAGCTCTGCTTCTTCAATATGGTATAACCCGAATTCTTGTAAACCGGGCGAGTCAATAATGGCGCTATCGCTATCCAGGTGATACAAATGTGTCGCTGTCGTTGTATGTTTACCGCTGTCCAGCGTAGCGCTGATTTCCTGTGTTTTGCTGCGTGCTTCTGGCAGCAGGCTGTTAATAATCGTTGATTTACCCATGCCAGACTGGCCGACAAGGGCGCTGGTGTGTCCCTCAAGTAAAGGTCTTAAGCAATCAACGGAGTCCGTCGCATTCAGCTGCAGGGTAAGGTAACCTAGCGCTGCATATTGCTGCAGTTTTTGCATCGCTTGCGGGTTGGGCAGGTCACATTTATTCAGGATGATGACTGCCCGTATGCCTGCTGCTTCGGCCGCAATCAGGCAACGATTCAGCAAGTCTTCATAAAAGCTGGGTTGTGTGGCCAGCACAATCAGGATTTGTGTGACATTGGCTGCCAGTATCTTGCTTTTGTACGCATTGCTGCGGTAGAGCAGAGTCTGGCGTTCGGCTGTTTTTTCAATCACGCCTTCATTATTGGCAGTCAGTTTGACTGTGACACGGTCACCTGCCGCATTATCGACTTTTTTACCACGTGTGACACAGCTCAGAATGCGTCCATCGGGCAATTCTACGTTATAGCGCTTGCCGTAGGCAGCGACAATGAGACCTTCAAGGGACATGCTAGAAATGATAGTAGGTGTGATTTAAATACTGTACCACTAGCTGCTCTTCATCATCAAACCATTTCAGGTTGAGCATGGTGTTGCAGTTGGTGACTTGCGCTTTTAAACCATTGAAAGAACGCACTTTACGGTATTCACGTGTATAAATGCCACCGCCGTCGCCGCCAAAACTACTCGCATGGCAACTGATGCAATGGGTTTCGACCAGTGTTTTACCTGACTGCAGCGTGTTGTCTGCCGCACTTGCCGTGAAGGTGGCAAGTGCGAAAAAACTGGCGGTCAGCAAGCGTTGTTTCATGCGTAAGTCTGCAATTTGGCGATGCGCAGGCTGGCAGGCGGATGTGAATCATAAAATGCTGAATGCAGTGGATCAGGGGTCAGTGTGGAGGCATTATCGCGGTACAGCTTGACCAGAGCATCAATCAGGAACTGTGGTTTGGATTGTTGTGCTGCATAGTGATCTGCTTCAAATTCATTGGTGCGGGAATAAGCGGCCAAGAGCGGGCGCAGGATAAACATAAAGACCGGTGACACCAATACAAACAGCAGTAAGGCCATGTGATTGCTGGCTTCGGCAACGCCTAAGCCTGTGAAGAACCATTCCTGCTTGATCAGATAGCCCAGCAGCGCTAATCCGAGCAAACTCAAGCCAAACATCATCACAATGCGTTTGATGACATGCTGATGCTTGAAGTGTCCCAGCTCGTGCGCCAGAACAGCCTCTATTTCATCTGCACTTAATTTTTCCAGCAGGGTATCAAAAAAGACCACCCGTTTGTTTTTACCAAAACCGGTGAAATAGGCATTGCCATGGCCTGAGCGTGTAGAACCATCCATGACAAACAGGCCCTGGCTGGTAAAACCGCATTTATGCAACAGCGCTTCAATACGCGCTTTAAGGGTTTGATCCTGCATGGGCGTGAATTTGTTAAATAACGGTGCAATCCAGATCGGATACACTGCTAACATAAACAGGTTGAACGCGCTCCAGATAAGCCACAAGTAGAGCCACCACCAGTCACCCGCGCCTTGCATGAGCCATAAGGCCACGAATAGAATCGGGCCACCGAGCAACAAGCCGACAATCGTATGTTTGACCAGATCAGAGAAAAACATGCTGCGAGACATTTTGTTAAACCCGAATTTTTCATCGACATTGAAGGTCTGGATGTAATCGAAGGGCAATGTCGCAACGCTGGAAATCAGCATCGCCGAGCAAATGACCAGGGCGCCACGAATAATATCGTGGTCAGGTAGCCATTGTTGCCAGGTTTGATCAAGTATTTGCAATACACCGCCAAGGGTCAGTGCCAGTAAAACAACCGTTTCTATCAGGGTTTCACTCAACCGCAGCTTGACCTTTGCCGTGGTGTAATCTGCGGCTCGCTGGTGTGCCTCCAGGCTGATGGTGTGGCTAAACGCCACAGGCACTTGTTGGCGGTGTTGCTGAATGTGGCGGATGTGGCGCAACCCGAGCCAAGTGCGTACGGCAAGGCTGATGATGACTATCGTCACAAATATTTGAGTAAAAAGTCCGGACATAGGAAGTAGGTGGTTTTTAAATTGATTTCAGGATGCTATTTTGATGGATTTAACTCCACCTTGTTCACTGAACTGAATATAATGTTTCATTTTAATGGAAATCATGACGAGAGGCACACAATTGGCAACTAATCAGGACAATTTAATCTGGCTGGATATGGAAATGAGTGGGTTGCTACCTGACAGTGATCGCATTCTTGAATTGGCGGCCGTGGTCACCGATGCACAATTGAATGTGATCGCTGAATCTCCTGTGCTGGTCGTGCATCAATCGGACGCTGTCCTGGATGGTATGGATGCCTGGAATAAGGGAACACACGGACGCAGTGGACTGATTGATAAAGTGAAGACCTCCACACTGGATGAAGAGGCTGCCACAGATGCCATGCTGGCCTTTCTCAAAGAGCATGTCCCTGCTGGCAAGTCGCCGATGTGTGGTAACTCTATTTGTCAGGACAGGCGTTTTATGGCCCGCTACATGCCAAGGCTGGAGCAGTTCTTCCATTACCGTAATCTGGATGTGAGTGTTTTCAAAGAACTGTCTCGTCGCTGGCGCCCGGATATTTATGCAGGCTTTAAAAAAGCCAGCCGCCATGAGGCCTTGGCAGATATTTACGAATCCATTGATGAATTAAAGTATTACCGCGATCATTTCCTGAACATGACACCATCTGCCAAAACAGAGTGAGAAAAATCTGCATAAAAAAAAGACGCCTATTTGGCGTCTTGAGGGAGGAGAAGTTAGCTTTGGAGAAGCTTGATTGGTAATAAGCACCTTCTATGCCAACTTTTCTTCACTTTTTGTCGGTCACTTGTAAGTATTTGTTTATTAAACATTAAGCAGTTTTTGATACATTTCCAGGTAGTGTTGAGCGCTGGTTTCCCAGCTGACATCGTGTTGCATGGCCTGTTTTTGCAGTTGTTTCCACTGACGAGAATTGGCATAAATCTGCAATGCCTGCCTTAATGTGACCAAAAGTGTCCATGGATTATTTTCCGGCATTACCAGTCCTGTCATGTTGGTTGGTAACAATCCTTTGTCAGGGACGACTCCGCCTTGCACCGAATCTGCCAAGCCGCCAGTATTGGCGACGACCGGAATAGTGCCGTATCGCAATCCGTACATCTGGTTCAGCCCGCATGGTTCGAAACGGGAAGGCATGACAAAGATATCGGTGCCAGCCATGATACGGTGCGACAATGGCTCGTTGTAACCGATGGTGACAGAGACCTGCCCTGGATATTGCTGCATCAGTGCCAGATACTCCTGCTCCAACGCTGGTTCACCGCTACCCAATACAGCCAACTGGCAACCGGTCGCAAGCAACTCATGCGCAATCTCAACCAGCATATCCAGCCCCTTTTGATGCGTCAGTCGACTGACCACGCCAAGCAATGGAGCTGAAGCGCGTGGCTGTAGGCCTAATTCCACTTGTAACGATTTTTTGACATGCTTCTTGCTGGCGAGCGTTTTTTCATCATAATTGTTAGGCAGATAAGGGTCGGTTGACGGATTCCACACGTCTGTGTCTATGCCATTCAGTATGCCAGTCAAATCATGGGCGCGATGTTGCAGTAACCCCTGGAAACCAAATCCAAACTGTTCAGTCTGGATTTCTCTGGCGTAGGTCGGGCTGACTGTTGACAGTGCATCGGCGTAATACAATCCTGCTTTCATGAATGACAGGTGACCGTAAAACTCGTAACCCGCTGGCTGGAAATCCTCTTCATTGAGCGTTAGGCGATAACGCCAGTCGGCATGAAAGTTACCCTGAAAAGCTAGGTTGTGGATACTGAAAACGGATTTGGCCATACTGCCCATTTGCTTGAGATAGTAGGGGGCAAGTCCGGTTTGCCAGTCATTGCAATGAACAATTTCCGGCAGCCAGGATTGCAGCATATTCGGTACAGACAGCATCGCCGCAACCTTGGATAGCAAACCAAAGCGCAGTGGATTATCTTGCCAGTCACCATAAATCGGGTGGTTGTAAGGGCCGCCGTAGCGGTCATAGAGTGCCAGATCGTCAATCAGCAGCAAAGGGATGCGGGTGCCGGGCAGGGTAGTCTGGTAAATGTCGCAACGAATATCGTGAAAGGCCTGCAAGGAGCCTAAGTGCTGCGGTGAGTCACATTGCGCCAGGATGCCACGGTAGGCGGGCAATAGAATCTGAACATCCACGCCAGTTGCGGTAAGTGCAGCGGGTAATGCACCGCTGACATCTGCCAAGCCTCCTGTTTTGATCAATGGGAAAATTTCTGAAGTGACAAATAGTAAACGCAAGGGAGTCTCTTAAAATCAACAGGAGGGTAGGTACTCAAATTTTTTAAACTTATGATACATCGCCTGCTATTGTTTTAGAAGGACATTAAAA contains the following coding sequences:
- the orn gene encoding oligoribonuclease; amino-acid sequence: MTRGTQLATNQDNLIWLDMEMSGLLPDSDRILELAAVVTDAQLNVIAESPVLVVHQSDAVLDGMDAWNKGTHGRSGLIDKVKTSTLDEEAATDAMLAFLKEHVPAGKSPMCGNSICQDRRFMARYMPRLEQFFHYRNLDVSVFKELSRRWRPDIYAGFKKASRHEALADIYESIDELKYYRDHFLNMTPSAKTE
- a CDS encoding cytochrome c produces the protein MKQRLLTASFFALATFTASAADNTLQSGKTLVETHCISCHASSFGGDGGGIYTREYRKVRSFNGLKAQVTNCNTMLNLKWFDDEEQLVVQYLNHTYYHF
- the glgA gene encoding glycogen synthase GlgA yields the protein MRLLFVTSEIFPLIKTGGLADVSGALPAALTATGVDVQILLPAYRGILAQCDSPQHLGSLQAFHDIRCDIYQTTLPGTRIPLLLIDDLALYDRYGGPYNHPIYGDWQDNPLRFGLLSKVAAMLSVPNMLQSWLPEIVHCNDWQTGLAPYYLKQMGSMAKSVFSIHNLAFQGNFHADWRYRLTLNEEDFQPAGYEFYGHLSFMKAGLYYADALSTVSPTYAREIQTEQFGFGFQGLLQHRAHDLTGILNGIDTDVWNPSTDPYLPNNYDEKTLASKKHVKKSLQVELGLQPRASAPLLGVVSRLTHQKGLDMLVEIAHELLATGCQLAVLGSGEPALEQEYLALMQQYPGQVSVTIGYNEPLSHRIMAGTDIFVMPSRFEPCGLNQMYGLRYGTIPVVANTGGLADSVQGGVVPDKGLLPTNMTGLVMPENNPWTLLVTLRQALQIYANSRQWKQLQKQAMQHDVSWETSAQHYLEMYQKLLNV
- a CDS encoding M48 family metallopeptidase — protein: MSGLFTQIFVTIVIISLAVRTWLGLRHIRHIQQHRQQVPVAFSHTISLEAHQRAADYTTAKVKLRLSETLIETVVLLALTLGGVLQILDQTWQQWLPDHDIIRGALVICSAMLISSVATLPFDYIQTFNVDEKFGFNKMSRSMFFSDLVKHTIVGLLLGGPILFVALWLMQGAGDWWWLYLWLIWSAFNLFMLAVYPIWIAPLFNKFTPMQDQTLKARIEALLHKCGFTSQGLFVMDGSTRSGHGNAYFTGFGKNKRVVFFDTLLEKLSADEIEAVLAHELGHFKHQHVIKRIVMMFGLSLLGLALLGYLIKQEWFFTGLGVAEASNHMALLLFVLVSPVFMFILRPLLAAYSRTNEFEADHYAAQQSKPQFLIDALVKLYRDNASTLTPDPLHSAFYDSHPPASLRIAKLQTYA
- the rsgA gene encoding ribosome small subunit-dependent GTPase A: MSLEGLIVAAYGKRYNVELPDGRILSCVTRGKKVDNAAGDRVTVKLTANNEGVIEKTAERQTLLYRSNAYKSKILAANVTQILIVLATQPSFYEDLLNRCLIAAEAAGIRAVIILNKCDLPNPQAMQKLQQYAALGYLTLQLNATDSVDCLRPLLEGHTSALVGQSGMGKSTIINSLLPEARSKTQEISATLDSGKHTTTATHLYHLDSDSAIIDSPGLQEFGLYHIEEAELEYAFVEFRPFIGHCKFNNCTHTHEPGCVILQALADGQISPERHQIFLQIRAENSVQLYG